Sequence from the uncultured Draconibacterium sp. genome:
AATATCAGAAAGGTACGGCTATCCGGATTAGCAGCTGTATCTTTCTACTCACCGGCTACTTAATCAGTTAATTATCAATACTTAAAAATTTACCAATCTAAAAGATATCGTCATGGGACAAACTATTTTAGCCTCATTCAGATGGCTCGGATTTGGATTTCTTGATCCCTTAGTAAAACTGTTTCAGGGAATCGAACCGAAAAAAAACGGAATACTCTTTCTAAAAAAAGCACTTATCCCAATCCTTTCAATCGCCATTTTCCTTGGTGTTGCCCATTTCTTTTCAAGCTACCTGTATAAGATCGAGCGCGAGCGAAAAATTGAAAAAACCCGCGAAACACAGGGAGATGAGGCAGCATTGGCCATGCAGGAATGTATAGATTCGGGCGACATTAGTTGCAAGCCAAATTCGCTGCCTTCGCCAGCCGATGTGTGGCGTGCTACACAAACCTTAATTGCCGACCACCGGATGATAAGTGCCGATAAAGCTGAGTTTAAAGCAAAAACTGCAGCTGTTAATGCACAGCGCCATGCACAGGGGCTTTCGTCTATCCGCTACACGGGCCGTCCTTCGTTTGTCGACCAGATTTTTACCAGCCTGAAAACGGTTTTTGCAGGTTTTCTTTTGGCGGCATTTCTTGCTATTCCTGCAGGTATTGTGCTTGGCTTAAGCGAAACATTACGTACTGCTTTAAACTGGTTAATCCAGGTGTTTAAACCGGTGTCGCCCGTGGTGTGGTTGTTGTTGGTTTCAATG
This genomic interval carries:
- a CDS encoding ABC transporter permease subunit; protein product: MGQTILASFRWLGFGFLDPLVKLFQGIEPKKNGILFLKKALIPILSIAIFLGVAHFFSSYLYKIERERKIEKTRETQGDEAALAMQECIDSGDISCKPNSLPSPADVWRATQTLIADHRMISADKAEFKAKTAAVNAQRHAQGLSSIRYTGRPSFVDQIFTSLKTVFAGFLLAAFLAIPAGIVLGLSETLRTALNWLIQVFKPVSPVVWLLLVSMVVKTILATADMDKSFVISFISVGLCSMWATLVNTSVGVSSVDKDYLNVSKVLRLGVVSNVFKVILPSSVPLIFTGLRITLSVAWMVLIAIELLAQSPGLGSFVWEEFQNGANDSNAKIIVAMFVIGGIGFALDRLMMLVQKAVSYESKA